The stretch of DNA ACGGGCTCGAGCGACGCTCGGGCCAGCATCGTCCGCAGCTCTTCCGGCGTGAACAGGCGGACCCGGTCGCCGTAGAGCGACTCCTCGGCGCTCGTGCTCGTCAGGGCGCGCTCCGCGGCGGCAAGGTCACCGGACTGCACCACCGTCTTCAAGACCTCGCCGGCCCGGTTGCGCGCCACCACGGACAGGACGGCGGTGGGATCGGGACGCAACACGCGGACGGCGCCGCGCAAGACCAACCCTGGATCCGCCGTGTACTCCAGCACGTGGTGACACACGACCACGTCGAACCAATCCGCGGGGAACAGGGATGTCGCGGCGGCGACGTCGCCCCGGGTCAGCGTGAGGCTGCCGGACACCCCGGCCCGCCGCGCCGCCCGATCCGAAATCTCGAGCATCTCGGGCGAACGATCCACCAGGGTGACGTGAAATCCGAGGCCGGCGAGGCGCACGGCGAGCTCGCCCGTACCGCTCCCGAGGTCGAGCGCCCGCCGCGGCGCGACGGTCGCCTGCGGCAGGAACTCCTGGAGATTCGCGAACGCGAGAGCGCAGCGAAGCCGCCCCGCGGGCGTCTCGAGATACGCGGCATACTTCTCCGCGCCGCGGTGAAAGCGCTGGTCGTCGGCCGTGACGGCGGCGCTGCTCATGAGAGCAGCCTGACCAGGCGACCCCATGCTCCGGGGTCGGGGGTCTTCCCCAGGCGCCGCAGCAGGACCGCGTCGAGTCCCAGGCTGCGACCCGGACGGTACAGGAAAAACAGGAGCTGCACAACGATCAGGAACCCGTAGGTCCACGGCCATTCGTGCGGAGCGCGATACAATCCCAACCACAGGTTGACCGCCGCCAACAATCCGAGGAACGCCCCAAGCCGGCTGAAGAGTCCGAGAATCAGCGTGACGGCGATCAGCACCTCCGACAGGTATACTTGCGGCGCGAACAGGTAGAAATGCGGTTGGACGACGTTTCTCACGAAATCTCGATGCCAGGCAAACGCCGCGTACTGTGCCATCTCCCCGACCCAAAACCGCAACCCCCCGGTGCCGTCCGCCCGGGTGGTGTACGTCGGCGGAAGTTTCCACAGCGTCTGCGTCCACCACATGGTGCCGATGGAAAAGCGCGCGACCCAACTCCAGAGGTGGATGGCGGCGCGCTGGTTTGGGTCCCGGCGCAAATTGATCCACGCCGCGAGACCGCCGGCAACCAGGAGGATCCAGAACGCGCCCGTCGTCCACCGGGGCTGCGTCAGAAACCCGATCGCGTCGGCAACTGGAGTTGTCCGCATGCGGGTCGGCTCCTAGAAGTGAAGAAGTCGGGCGGTTCCTCCCGCGATGAGCCCCAGACATGCCACCGAAAGAGCGGTCACGACCAGGACCCGCGCGGGTGGAGTGAGCGAACCAACTGGAATCGTCGCGTTTGCGCGTAAAGATCTGATAAAGGGCCCGGATGGCCGCCGCCCAGCACCGGTGCCCGTGGCGTCACCGCTACCAGCGCCGAAGCGGCTGCGCCGGCGCGTCAGCCATGGGTCGGTGGGGCCGCGGTGGGCGGAGGGGCCGCCGGCTCCCCGGCCGGAACCGCGCCCGGGCC from bacterium encodes:
- a CDS encoding TQO small subunit DoxD, with amino-acid sequence MRTTPVADAIGFLTQPRWTTGAFWILLVAGGLAAWINLRRDPNQRAAIHLWSWVARFSIGTMWWTQTLWKLPPTYTTRADGTGGLRFWVGEMAQYAAFAWHRDFVRNVVQPHFYLFAPQVYLSEVLIAVTLILGLFSRLGAFLGLLAAVNLWLGLYRAPHEWPWTYGFLIVVQLLFFLYRPGRSLGLDAVLLRRLGKTPDPGAWGRLVRLLS
- a CDS encoding methyltransferase domain-containing protein produces the protein MSSAAVTADDQRFHRGAEKYAAYLETPAGRLRCALAFANLQEFLPQATVAPRRALDLGSGTGELAVRLAGLGFHVTLVDRSPEMLEISDRAARRAGVSGSLTLTRGDVAAATSLFPADWFDVVVCHHVLEYTADPGLVLRGAVRVLRPDPTAVLSVVARNRAGEVLKTVVQSGDLAAAERALTSTSAEESLYGDRVRLFTPEELRTMLARASLEPVAERGVRIVFDFLPPPAARDADPSRVVALERALGARAEFSAIARYTQVLARRSIRLHACAEGGAR